The genome window aaaatacCTGGAAGTTTGAGGTTGTGTGGAACAGAATGTGAAATCGGTCCAGAGCTGCAGGTTTTCAGGCAGCAGCTCAGAAAATAAACCAAtactagaaataaaatgaattatataaCCAGAGAGAGATGAGGGGATTAAAACGTTTGATCGGTTAATTGCTATCAGCTGattattgtattttagttttgttttttgtttcatgtttcagctagttgttgatttattttgtatttccatggaaacggcCACGAAGACAAGAAAACCTGAAACTCAGGAAACTCTGGTGGTGGTTTaagttttgttagtttattgttAAGTgatttcttaaaacaaaatactgCTGTGCTGTTTACTTTTGGtgagaaaagcagaaagttgtgaaagttagtttttttatgcagccacattttcagctggttttattgtAGCATAGtaatttcaaaaagtgaaattaaactaaatctCCAGTCAGTTTGTTGGAAAAGATGCAACGGCTTCATAGaatcaaatgtaaacattgttAATCGTGAACGcagtaaaataaactgaaaacattaaattttaaccATAAATGGATCATAATCTCAGAATCATTGTTCAGTCATAAAATCACAGAGGAAAGTTTGGATGTTTGTTGGcttttaatttcacaatgtTGGAAATTCAGAGACACCAGAGGGATGTTTGTCCCTCCTGGGCCTCCGTCCTCTGCAGACCAGTCTGTAACCAGTCTGTCCTCTGGGAAGAAATTATGAGCTGGGTcataattacaagaataaaagtcataattaGAAGATTTGAACTCATATTTATCAGTTTTTAAGTCTTAATTACAAGTTTTAAAGTTATAGCtactttaaaagtcaaaattatggaAGATGGaaatattctgtgttttagtCATAATTACAagaattaaagtcagaatttgatttttaagGTCATAATTATTAAAACTGATGCTCTTATTATGagttttattcttgtaattacgACTTCCGGTTGAGAGTTTTCTTAATGATAGAAATGGGCTTCTATAGTTTCAACTGTTTGgataatttaagtttttttcagggaaaatacaatttcacaCCCTTTAAACCAAAGGAGCACTTGAGCAGCTCtcaaacagaaccaggaagCGGGCTGGCCTGTAACTCTGCTCTCTGCGCCTCAGTGGTTCTCATCGGGGACTCGGGTGTCGGGAAGAGCAACCTGCTGTCCCGCTTCACCCGGAACGAGTTCAACCTGGAGAGTAAGAGCACCATCGGCGTGGAGTTCGCCACGCGCAGCATCCAGGTGGACGGCAAGACGGTGAAGGCCCAGATCTGGGACACGGCGGGCCAGGAGCGCTACCGGGCCATCACGTCAGCGTGAGTCCAGCGAGGCATGCTGGGAGCTGCTTCAGCTGTTCAGAAAGGCTTTACGCTTTTATTAATAACAACTTCATGTTCATGCAGCAAAGTTCTAGTTCAGTAAATCTTCCACATGCAGATCCAAGAACTCAGATGATCGTAAAGGAAAATTTAGTTTTGCACAAATTTTTCCAGTATTTATCTCAGATCAATACTTTTGGTGTGACTGTGACATCATACATAGTTGGACTCGTAGCAGTTGTAATTACATAttaccatgtttttatttttcaagatggccacCACTGTTGTCATGGAAAATTAATGGAGAATACATGTTTGCACTAGTTATTAATCACAGCTAACCGCTAAGTTCACAGCTAATTCACTGAACAAGAATcttagttctgctaatgctaaacataataaattagccaaagctaatgctaaacacataagaaattagcagaagctacTGGCTAACCGCTAAGcaaaaaatgagcagaaactAACCCTAAACCGCTAATCTCTTTAAAAATGGTAGATGCTAATGCAAAACACATTACAAACTTGGCAGGAGCTAACgctaataacataaaaaatagcagaagctaatgctaaacacaTTAGgaaattagcagaagctatCACTACACGCATAAAAATGAGTGTAAGCTAATGCTGAACCACTAAGCATATAAAAAATTTAGCAGGAGCTAACGCTAACCAAAAACTGTCCTTTTGTCTCACATCTTCAGCTCCTTCCTGTTGACTGCCGTGAAACTCAGTTTCTGATTTTGCTCCATATTATCACTTTAAAGTTGCATTAATAGGATGATCAAAGAGACCAAACACATAATGAGGaacaatttatttcaattatccCTTTAAAAAGCTCAAAAGCATCAGGCCAAGTGGCTGGtgggaaatatgaaaaacatgcGACATGTTTATGTTTGCATCCACAGTTGAGAGATTTTTCCAGTAACAGTCTGATTGTgtggtggtgatggtgatggtgattGTTTGTGGTCTTCGGTGCGATGCTGCAGGTATTACCGCGGCGCGGTGGGGGCGCTGCTGGTCTACGACATCGCCAAGCACCTGACCTACGAGAACGTGGAGCGCTGGCTGAAGGAGCTGCGGGATCACGCCGACAGCAACATCGTCATCATGCTGGTGGGCAACAAAAGCGACCTGCGCCACCTGCGCGCCGTGCCCACCGACGAGGCCCGCGCCTTCGCCGGTCAGTCCAGATTCAGCCTCAGGATGGGAACGGGGACGACCTGTCCCGCTGGTCACATGTCTCTCAGACGTCTCTTTCACTTTCCTCCACAGAGAAAAACGGTTTGTCCTTTCTGGAGACGTCGGCGCTGGACTCCACCAACGTGGAGACGGCCTTCCAGACCATCCTGACAGGTGAGCTCTGACGTTATGGGCCGTCTTTGTCCCTGTCAGCAGAACCCGTCCCCCGCTGTCCTTATCGGAGCTTTATGAGGCTGTTGGCTGCAGCTAGCGCGGAGCAGCTAGCTTATCTCTGAAGGTCGGCTCAGCCGTATAACAGCAGGGAGAGGCGGAGCGTCTGATTGATCCAGCTGGCAGCATCGCAGCGTCTGATTGGACGTTCTGACGTTAAACCTGCGGATGTTTAACTTCCAGAGGAATGTGGGTCAGCTGACCGTGTGGATTTACAGCTTCAGGATGAGACTGAGGCAATAACACACATCCTATTAAATATGACAGGAAGTTATAGAATCAACCCAAACAAGCAGTTATTGATTGAGTTTCTCTAAAGGCGATTGATCtcattgattttattaaaacccAGTTTTCTCTTTGCATAAAGAATCCGTAACATAGTGGttaattttttcacaatatgatgaattttattaaaaaagtaattacattttaacaatattttgtcagctgtattaaatactgactgaataaacaaaatttatatatttttcacattaataagcttaaatatatttgttaaatataGCAAACTGGGAATGTATTAGGTTGCTGAAAAAAGATCAGAAtaaaattagtgaaataatgAACAGATATTCATACATCAGTACCGTTTGGTTGATATTTAATTAATGTTAAAGCTTTGAAAACTTGACAGTcctcaaaataaactttaattattgacttcatgatttttttctgtttctatttttctgctttcttcgTTTTTCTGTCGTCAAATCCTCACCTTCATAGGATAGCGAAGTGGTAATAAGTTAACATGATATTCATATTTCTAAAAAGAACTGCATAAAGTGGATTTATCATCCCACACCGGCCTTTGTTTGGACCATTTTTCTTTATAGTTCTGTTATGGCTccaccatgtttgtttctgtatcaactggCTCTGCTTCAGGATTACCAGCAGTGCCCCCTGCTGGATggaggccaaactacaacatAGGCTGATGTTATCAGTTAATCTAACAAATTTTAATCgaataaacaattaatcaacAGTCATAAGTCGATTAATTGTTTGGACCACTGAGCTAAAGTTCAGTTctggttttgtgtgtttagcTACTCTTTGGTCAGCAGTCGTCTCCATGACGACCAAGGTCTGTTTATTGGTTGTCGTCAGGATGAGCAGAAGTAAATGTTAAAGTGTCGTTTAGTGATCCGTTTCCTCGCCCCTGCAGAGATCTACCGGATCGTCTCCCAGAAGCAAATGTCGGAGCGCCAGGAGAGCGACATGTCGCCTAGCAACAACGTGGTCAACATCCAGGTGCAGCCCACTGAGAACAAACCAAAGATGCAGTGCTGTCAGAACATCTAGCCCGGCCGTGGACCCGCTGCTGCCCCACCCTTTGACCCTGTGACCCCTGACCCCCACCGTCCCAAACAGACTGCCTGATCGAGACGCAGATTTAATCCTGCGACCTGAACTCTCCCTGACCCCACCCTGACCCCCTGACCCCACCAGTACATAGTGTGGGGCCCCCCTCCCCCTGTAGGCTTCTGCAGGACGGCAGGCGCATTTCATATCACGTTAGATTTCATTACTGTAGATGCGCTGACATGTCActgaaatgtcttaaaatatgAATGTGATTCTTTTTCTCGTCTCCTTCCTTCATGTAATCACCGTAAAGCACATCGTATCTCAGCTtttaagccccgcccccttccTCCTCTTTAGTGCAATGTACTGTGGAGGCGGCGCCGCACGGTCCGATCGGGAGCGCCGCATCGCGCCACATCGCCAGGCTCCACCTGGATCACTAGAATTAATCCGTCACGTTTTTCCGACTATGCAGAGCCGAGCGCTTCTGGAGAATTGAAGGACTGAAACGCTAATCTTTTTCCCGGATGACATTCCTGTGCAGCTAACTCTGCGTGGCGTTTTCCCAGAATCCATGGCAGCAGGAGAGAGAGGAGCCGGGCGATCACTGATTCCTAACAACACGCTCTTCTAGCTGAAGTTTGATTTTCTGCACATCCAGAACTAGAACCACATGAGGCGGGCGGATCCATGCAGCTGGGCCCCCGGCCTCATGGCCCCGCCCCGCCTCATGGCCCCGCCCCCGCCCGGTCACATGACGCCTACGTTACACCGAGCTGCCTCTGATTCGACACGATGCATGGCTTTCTGTCGTTCGCCTTACATAGCCGACATTCTCATTCCTCCTTCTGGAAGAAGGTTCTGGTGGGCAGCGTGACGCGCCAACGGGgtcggtccggtccggtccggtctaGCTCAAACCCTGAGTGTGTGTTGTGCTTGCAGTTTGAAcccaggagtgtgtgtgtgtttggtagAGGGCAGCTCTGGACGAACTGATTCCTTTTCTCTGAGTTCTGGTCCTGATCGTGTTTCACATtggttctgttgttgttgttgtttttttttttaaacctgtgttgacttttttttttttactatattgAATCCTGTAACTGACTGTAATTTCAGTGAAAACACCAGAATGAAATGATGTCATTTCAGCCAAGTGTGACGGCGAAGCGTGGGCTCGACTCGaatggttttatgttttgtacagACCAATGAATTGTACAATTGTGTCTATATAAGTTATCAGTTTATCTTAATAAAGCGCACCAGTCATAAACCTGCTGATCAACTCAATTATTTATTCACTCTCTGTCAGTGTTTGCAAAAACTATTCAGTAGTTTTTGCATCATGGAGTCTCAGAACATTTTTTGAACTCAGCTAGTAGCTAACGAGCTAGCAGGCAGATCGGTAACAGGTCGGGCATTATGACggttgcatattttaaaatgtacttttaacaTTGTAAATCCAAATTTTACATTCAAattcatagatttttttgtgttttagctgGAAGCTGTGACGTCATGGCGTCATAACTCCGCCATGAAGTCATGCAGCGAGTAGGAATGCAAACCGTTACCATGGAAACGGCTTTATATCCACAACGATTCAGCTCCTCTCACCTAAAGTCTATTCTCTAAGATCCACAGAGCTACTGCAGACTTTCGGACATGATGTGCGACATGTTTGTTCCATTTCacgattttttaaataaagatgtaaTTGCAAGAGAAACACATCAGTCAACATGTCCGACGTGTTTTTGCTAACAGGTCGTAGCAAAAGCTCAGAAGCAGAAGTTAGGGTTGTTGAACATAACTGATGATGACGACACGCCCCCCTGAGTCAGGCTCACTTTATTCAGGTCAGGAAGTGGGGAAAAGAAAGCAGTCGGTACATCTATTCAAACATTTCTCTGTCAGAGATGAACAAGAACAggaaattattctaaaaaaggaatcaaaacacaaaattagcaGTTTTACATCTGATTGTCATGTTCCGTTATTGCCGCGGCTGAAATTAAGACGTAAACTTCTGCACCTTTCCACAGATAAACTGATGATTAGTTTTGGGATGCCTCCAGGCCGAGTCCTCGGGTTAATTCTTTTTGCGCTCAACCATGTTTTTTGGTCTTTTGTTTACAAATGTTACAGTCAACTGACTGACTGCTGAGCTAGCTAGAGATAAAAATCGATCACGAAGGTTCGGAAAACATTCATCAGTAAAAAGATCCAATCTGTTCACTGTTTAGACATGAAGCGTTTTAACAAACCAGCCTGATTTCAGGCTGATCTGCAGGGTCAAAGGTTTCCTCACTGCATGTCTGCAGAAGGTGTTGTAGTGGAGGTTTTAGAAGATTCATAAGATTTTAGCTAAAGTTTTGATATAAATCAACGGGAAAGACACAAGTTGTAAGTATGGAAACCTGTATGCACGTTTTCTATGCATGAGGAAATGTTTACCCTGTTAAAtacacagtaaaaagaaaatgttcacagGGAGAACTCTGGAGATTTTAcctgaaaaacccaaaacacctTGAGCTAACGGCTGCTGCCTTCACAGCCATGAAagtgaaacaggaaaaatgGTTTTCCGTTTGTCCAGGATGTGACAGAGGGACAAAGTTCATGTGGAAAAACTCAGGTCAGGTGGATTCAGGATTTCATTTTCTCGTCTCTTAACTCACAGTCAGAAGTGAGTCCAGACAGAGCGTCAACTCCTCCATCCGACCGGATCAGCGACCGGATCCGCTCAGTCAAAAGTTGACTGCAATAATTTGGATGATTCAGcctgtaatattttttgctgtcaggctgaatcatccaaattatttctgttcatctttgtcTAACTTTACAAGCGTTTCTGTTCCACCTGATTTTCCCTCCTGACCTGAAGGAACTTTCCATGTTTCCAGTTTGaaccttgacctttgacctgaagTCCTCCATGATACAGACCTGGAACTT of Xiphophorus couchianus chromosome 4, X_couchianus-1.0, whole genome shotgun sequence contains these proteins:
- the rab11a gene encoding ras-related protein Rab-11A — translated: MGTRDDEYDYLFKVVLIGDSGVGKSNLLSRFTRNEFNLESKSTIGVEFATRSIQVDGKTVKAQIWDTAGQERYRAITSAYYRGAVGALLVYDIAKHLTYENVERWLKELRDHADSNIVIMLVGNKSDLRHLRAVPTDEARAFAEKNGLSFLETSALDSTNVETAFQTILTEIYRIVSQKQMSERQESDMSPSNNVVNIQVQPTENKPKMQCCQNI